From one Papilio machaon chromosome 16, ilPapMach1.1, whole genome shotgun sequence genomic stretch:
- the LOC106713606 gene encoding SAGA-associated factor 29, which produces MPLTADVAAQQVQERLRALHRYIYDIEAERGRSEQCIDQILRAEKAVESSPSNDESSGSSQQQMQLKNLYKAGLTAAEQEERVIRLALSKIYEIRAIKNERRIQARHAGNKETIGCGALMKMLLSAAQTLPLHVGRVGERAPALCGALPADAGHVARPGDAVAALVRVSDKEENWILAEVVSWLPAQGKYEVDDIDEEQKNRHVLSKRRVVPLPLMRADPRTDEQALFPKGAVVMALYPQTTCFYRAVVNRLPTSAADPYEVLFEDSSYADGYSPPERVAQRYVIAIKEGKGRST; this is translated from the exons ATGCCTCTCACTGCTGATGTTGCCGCTCAACAAGTGCAG gAGCGTTTAAGAGCATTGCACCGGTATATATATGATATTGAAGCAGAGAGAGGAAGAAGTGAACAATGCATTGATCAGATTCTCAGAGCGGAAAAGGCAGTGGAATCTTCACCATCTAATGATGAATCTTCAGGATCGTCACAGCAA CAAATGCAGTTGAAAAACTTATACAAGGCCGGGCTGACGGCGGCGGAACAAGAGGAACGCGTTATCCGTCTAGCTCTGTCCAAGATATATGAAATAAGGgctattaaaaatgaaagacGTATTCAG GCGCGGCACGCGGGCAATAAGGAGACGATAGGGTGCGGCGCGCTGATGAAGATGCTGCTAAGTGCAGCCCAGACTTTGCCACTCCACGTGGGCCGCGTGGGAGAGCGCGCTCCTGCTCTGTGTGGCGCGCTGCCGGCGGACGCGGGTCACGTGGCGCGACCTGGGGACGCCGTCGCTGCACTTGTGCGTGTCTCTGATAAGGAGGAGAACTGGATTCTCGCGGAG GTAGTGAGCTGGTTGCCAGCTCAGGGTAAGTACGAGGTGGACGACATAGACGAGGAGCAGAAGAACCGTCACGTGTTGAGCAAGCGGCGCGTGGTGCCACTCCCGCTGATGCGCGCTGATCCGCGCACCGACGAGCAGGCGCTCTTCCCCAAGGGTGCAGTCGTGATGGCGCTTTACCCGCAGACCACCTGCTTCTATCGCGCAGTCGTCAACAGATTGCCTACATCCGCCGCCGACCCCTACGAAGTTCTCTTCGAG GATTCATCTTACGCGGATGGTTACTCGCCGCCGGAGCGCGTGGCGCAGCGCTACGTGATCGCCATCAAGGAGGGCAAGGGGCGGAGCACCTGA
- the LOC106713596 gene encoding polyadenylate-binding protein 2, protein MAENDDYLESIDNNHLDGTNGSLNMTDNSLGAGDEASGTEVPDLAAIKARVREMEEEAEKLKQMQTEVDKQMSMGSPPGLTSPLNMSIEEKIEADNRSVYVGNVDYGATAEELEQHFHGCGSINRVTILCNKFDGHPKGFAYIEFGDKDSVQTAMAMDESLFRGRQIKVMPKRTNKPGLSSTNRPPRSMRGRGRSFRGGFNSYLAVYRPIRRGRGYRRGMYYSPY, encoded by the exons ATGGCAGAAAATGACGATTATTTAGAGTCCATTGACAATAATCATTTGGACGGAACCAACGGTTCATTAAACATGACCGACAATAGCCTCGGT gcAGGAGATGAGGCGTCTGGTACAGAGGTACCTGACCTAGCTGCTATTAAAGCTAGAGTTCGAGAAATGGAAGAGGAAGCtgagaaattaaaacaaatgcaaaCTGAAGTTGATAAACAAATGAGCATGGGTAGCCCGCCTGGACTTA cgAGTCCATTAAACATGTCTATAGAAGAAAAAATTGAAGCGGACAATAGATCAGTTTATGTTGGCAATGTGGATTACGGAGCGACAGCTGAAGAATTAGAACAACACTTTCATGGTTGTGGTTCAATCAACAG ggtgacaatattatgtaataagttTGATGGTCATCCTAAAGGCTTTGCTTATATCGAATTTGGGGACAAAGATAGCGTACAAACTGCCATGGCTATGGACGAGTCTCTATTTAGAGGGCGCCAaataaag GTTATGCCAAAGCGCACAAACAAGCCGGGGTTGTCATCAACCAACCGGCCTCCGCGGTCGATGCGCGGCCGTGGTCGCTCCTTCCGCGGCGGCTTCAACTCGTACCTGGCGGTGTACCGGCCCATCCGCCGCGGCAG AGGGTACAGGCGCGGCATGTATTACTCCCCGTACTGA